One part of the Musa acuminata AAA Group cultivar baxijiao chromosome BXJ1-5, Cavendish_Baxijiao_AAA, whole genome shotgun sequence genome encodes these proteins:
- the LOC135673896 gene encoding 4-O-methyl-glucuronoyl methylesterase 1-like yields the protein MASLKVRSIYRIFFVVEGISSPIAAQLFDFCDDDGGGAAGELFGRSDHHHNQSLLPTYEDVSSSSSSSAARTATAANTSLCCYPGDAAPFSPFPSLYALLDAPPPPPDPEPDLAQCRSSSSSSNPPPPPPPPPPPPPALFPVSPTPPYVGDPFDHILLTEAIPAGYSIDRGTVVSVPAAGGPPSRLQHPQTAYEEQRYAAAVAMQQPPELAGLEAPPCGFLEGVGMGAALYGGGRGETQGFFGMAAVGPDAGLAGVSDMAEGGGLCSFGQDALPRLYGSGDSQVIGGGNQLLMVGCSGNALPLPASDMSPLDESTYKVGRLSVEERKEKIHRYMKKRNERNFSKKIKASSNCFMQQK from the exons AGCTGTTCGACTTCTGCGACGACGACGGCGGCGGAGCcgccggcgagcttttcggccgCTCTGATCACCATCATAACCAATCCCTCCTCCCTACCTACGAGGACGTCTCCTCATCCTCGTCCTCATCCGCAGCCAGAACCGCCACCGCGGCCAATACGTCTCTCTGCTGCTACCCCGGCGACGCCGCCCCATTCTCCCCCTTTCCCTCCCTGTACGCCCTACTTGACGCACCTCCACCGCCCCCCGACCCCGAGCCCGACCTCGCCCAGTGTCGTTCCTCGTCCTCGTCATCaaacccccctcctcctcctcctcctcctcctcctcctcccccggcACTGTTCCCGGTCTCGCCCACGCCGCCGTACGTCGGGGACCCGTTCGACCACATCCTGCTGACGGAGGCCATCCCCGCTGGGTACTCAATCGACCGCGGCACAGTGGTCTCGGTGCCGGCGGCTGGGGGGCCACCGAGCCGGCTGCAGCACCCGCAGACGGCGTACGAGGAGCAGCGCTACGCAGCGGCGGTGGCGATGCAGCAACCGCCGGAGCTGGCGGGGCTGGAGGCGCCACCGTGCGGGTTTCTCGAAGGCGTTGGCATGGGCGCGGCGCTGTATGGCGGTGGCAGAGGCGAGACGCAGGGTTTCTTCGGGATGGCGGCGGTGGGACCGGACGCGGGGCTTGCGGGCGTGAGCGACATGGCAGAGGGCGGAGGCCTGTGCTCGTTCGGGCAGGACGCTTTGCCTCGCTTGTACGGCTCCGGCGACTCGCAG GTAATTGGCGGAGGCAACCAGCTTCTAATGGTTGGATGCAGCGGCAATGCGTTGCCGCTGCCGGCATCCGACATGTCACCCTTGGACGAATCCACCTACAAGGTCGGCCGCTTGTCAGtggaagagaggaaggagaagattcACAGGTACATGAAGAAGAGGAACGAAAGAAACTTCAGCAAGAAGATCAAGGCAAGTAGCAACTGTTTCATGCAACAGAAGTGA